One Entomomonas asaccharolytica DNA segment encodes these proteins:
- a CDS encoding HlyD family secretion protein has product MKTEIKKPLLIVIIIVVLLIVGYLAWTQLTTKDFGEGFVNGNGRIEATEINVSTKLAARIEKILVQEGDFVEKGQPLVIMQTDVLEQQLNEARAQLQQAISNEVNAKAQLALKMSDKAAIEAVVLQRKSDLDLANRRLKRSTPLHRSGAVSAQIYDDDLASVNSAKAAVTAAEAQVAVAEAAIQAAEANVTSASYASKAAQATIDRIQADINDSTLIATVHGRVQYKISQVGEVLGGGGKVLNVVDLNDVYLTFFLPETVAGKVRLGDEVRMVLDVFPDLAIPAYVSYVASVAQFTPKTVETKSERQKLMFRVKAQIKPELLNCYLEQIKTGVPGVAWLKLDKQAAWPAELSNLVPMCNKD; this is encoded by the coding sequence ATGAAAACTGAAATAAAAAAACCGTTATTAATAGTCATCATCATTGTAGTCCTTCTAATTGTGGGTTATCTAGCATGGACACAACTAACAACTAAAGATTTTGGTGAAGGCTTTGTCAATGGTAATGGTCGTATAGAAGCTACGGAAATTAATGTTTCTACGAAATTGGCTGCACGTATTGAAAAAATACTAGTACAAGAAGGTGACTTTGTCGAAAAAGGACAACCTTTAGTAATTATGCAAACCGATGTGTTAGAACAGCAACTTAATGAAGCTAGAGCACAATTACAACAAGCTATTAGTAATGAAGTAAATGCTAAAGCACAGCTTGCGTTAAAAATGAGTGATAAAGCTGCTATTGAAGCTGTTGTACTACAACGTAAAAGTGACCTAGATTTAGCTAATAGACGGCTTAAACGTTCTACACCCTTACACCGTAGTGGTGCTGTTTCCGCGCAAATATATGATGACGATCTAGCCTCTGTTAACAGTGCAAAAGCTGCAGTTACTGCTGCTGAAGCACAAGTGGCTGTAGCAGAAGCAGCTATTCAAGCAGCTGAAGCCAATGTTACTAGCGCCAGCTATGCCAGCAAAGCTGCCCAAGCAACTATTGATCGTATTCAGGCAGATATTAATGACAGCACATTAATTGCTACAGTTCATGGCCGTGTGCAATATAAAATCTCCCAAGTCGGTGAAGTATTAGGGGGAGGCGGAAAGGTACTTAATGTAGTGGATCTAAATGATGTTTACCTTACTTTCTTTTTACCTGAAACAGTAGCAGGTAAAGTCAGACTGGGTGATGAAGTCAGAATGGTGTTAGATGTATTCCCAGACCTAGCAATCCCTGCTTATGTGTCCTATGTAGCTAGTGTTGCACAATTTACACCTAAAACCGTAGAAACAAAAAGTGAACGTCAAAAACTCATGTTCCGAGTTAAAGCGCAAATTAAACCAGAACTTTTAAACTGTTATTTAGAACAAATTAAAACAGGTGTACCAGGAGTCGCTTGGTTAAAATTAGATAAACAAGCGGCATGGCCAGCTGAATTATCTAATTTAGTACCCATGTGTAATAAAGATTAG
- a CDS encoding 4Fe-4S binding protein, whose translation MSSLPVTPLSKLGDAMRRYGGVIRGIQWFIILFYLVLLTIPAFLSLPPDKARALNNISLFAQFVFWGIWWPFVLVSMVLFGRAWCGIFCPEGALAEWASKHGKNKGVPNWLKWNGWPAIAFALTTLYGQMISVYDYAKPALLILGGSTVAAVGIGLLYGRNKRVWCRYLCPVSGVFSLLARLAPVHFKVDEKRWQENPQPHLPVPNCAPLIDIRRMHGASACHACGRCSGQRDAVRLSIRSVNEEVVDYGQEESNPWLIHLLLYGILGLAIGAFTWTVSPWFIYAKQTIAEWLVMHDIFWPLNQNTPWWLFTHYPENNDAFNWVDGFCVVAYIVGHGIGLGAVFSLIMHLASKIANKGKTFYTHICLALIPIGGVGLFLGLTATTVKLVRQNGFAITWVQDMRLLLLVGALVWSLVLAWKVLNRQQVFGFKRLAVLICFSSICAFVLYNWYLMFWGWSDARLIKASTIQLASHIALFILAFIIVKLIISKLLTKNPSSKQTSLH comes from the coding sequence ATGAGTAGTTTACCTGTCACCCCCCTTTCCAAACTTGGCGATGCTATGCGCCGCTATGGGGGAGTTATTCGAGGTATACAATGGTTTATTATTCTGTTCTATCTTGTGCTATTAACTATTCCTGCTTTTCTGTCATTACCACCTGATAAAGCAAGGGCACTAAACAACATCTCGCTATTTGCTCAGTTTGTATTTTGGGGTATTTGGTGGCCTTTTGTACTAGTCTCTATGGTATTATTTGGTCGAGCATGGTGCGGTATTTTTTGCCCTGAGGGTGCATTAGCTGAATGGGCTAGTAAGCATGGTAAAAATAAAGGTGTTCCTAATTGGCTTAAATGGAATGGCTGGCCTGCTATAGCCTTTGCTCTAACTACCCTTTATGGACAAATGATTAGTGTTTACGACTATGCAAAACCTGCCTTGCTTATTCTAGGTGGTTCTACCGTAGCCGCAGTGGGAATAGGACTTCTATACGGGCGTAACAAACGGGTTTGGTGTAGATACCTTTGCCCTGTTAGTGGCGTATTTTCTTTACTTGCAAGGTTAGCACCTGTCCATTTCAAAGTTGACGAAAAACGCTGGCAAGAAAACCCACAGCCTCATTTACCTGTACCTAACTGTGCCCCTTTAATAGATATACGTAGAATGCATGGTGCTTCAGCATGCCATGCTTGTGGTCGCTGTAGTGGGCAACGAGATGCGGTGAGACTATCTATCCGTTCAGTTAATGAGGAAGTGGTAGATTATGGGCAAGAAGAATCAAATCCGTGGTTAATCCATCTTTTATTATATGGTATTCTCGGTTTAGCTATTGGCGCCTTCACTTGGACGGTAAGTCCGTGGTTTATTTATGCTAAGCAGACTATTGCAGAATGGTTAGTAATGCATGACATCTTCTGGCCACTTAATCAAAATACGCCTTGGTGGTTGTTTACCCATTATCCAGAAAATAACGATGCCTTTAACTGGGTAGATGGTTTTTGTGTAGTTGCTTATATTGTTGGCCATGGCATTGGGCTAGGTGCTGTATTTAGTTTAATCATGCATCTTGCCAGTAAAATCGCTAATAAAGGAAAAACTTTCTATACACATATTTGTTTAGCATTAATCCCTATTGGCGGTGTTGGTCTATTTCTTGGTTTAACAGCAACTACTGTTAAACTGGTTAGACAAAATGGTTTTGCTATTACATGGGTACAAGATATGCGCTTACTCTTATTAGTGGGCGCTTTAGTGTGGAGTTTGGTATTAGCTTGGAAAGTACTTAATAGACAACAAGTCTTTGGCTTTAAACGTTTAGCTGTTTTAATCTGTTTTAGTAGTATTTGTGCTTTTGTACTTTATAATTGGTATTTAATGTTCTGGGGTTGGAGCGATGCCCGTCTCATTAAAGCATCTACCATTCAACTGGCTTCACATATTGCCTTGTTTATTCTTGCTTTTATTATAGTAAAACTAATTATATCAAAATTATTGACAAAAAATCCTTCCTCTAAACAAACCTCATTACATTAA
- a CDS encoding GNAT family N-acetyltransferase — translation MFTITTAETNDIPAITKLLQKYEQNENGGLFSNFSLKKTTAMVNEALTVVIACHDSKVIGVVFAAPPQEDLPPIIQAMLAVHPITADNYLYGPVCIDEEFRNQGVIELMYQKLQQLLPEFHPLLFIGEDNIESIHAHQKLGLTEKAKFIFNGQQFLIFSD, via the coding sequence ATGTTTACAATTACCACTGCTGAAACAAATGATATCCCTGCAATAACCAAACTACTACAGAAATATGAGCAGAATGAAAATGGCGGCCTATTTAGTAATTTTTCACTAAAAAAGACCACTGCAATGGTGAATGAAGCACTTACTGTAGTGATTGCTTGCCATGACTCTAAAGTAATAGGCGTAGTGTTTGCTGCACCTCCCCAAGAAGATTTACCACCCATTATTCAAGCTATGTTAGCCGTTCATCCGATTACAGCAGATAACTACCTTTATGGGCCTGTTTGTATTGATGAAGAGTTTCGCAACCAAGGTGTTATTGAATTAATGTATCAAAAATTACAACAGCTATTGCCTGAGTTTCATCCTCTACTTTTTATAGGAGAGGACAATATAGAATCTATCCATGCCCATCAAAAATTAGGACTTACTGAAAAAGCCAAATTTATCTTTAATGGACAACAGTTCTTAATCTTTAGTGACTAA
- the rbbA gene encoding ribosome-associated ATPase/putative transporter RbbA: MANPIDFSQTVVHVANVSLRYGKTLALDNVSLDIPAQCMVGLIGPDGVGKSSLLSLISGAHVIQQGTVEALNGDMRSKQHRTQVCSRIAYMPQGLGKNLYPTLSVEENLQFFARLFGHNAAERRRRIDELTKSTGLYPFLDRPAGKLSGGMKQKLGLCSALIHDPDLLILDEPTTGVDPLSRAQFWDMINNIRKQRPQMSVIVATAYMDEAERFDWLVAMDAGKILATGTPTEILQKTQQESLEAAFIELMPEEKKQGYKPVVIPPLQIDQNTPIAIEAKGLTQRFGKFVAVDHVNFRIAQGEIFGFLGSNGCGKSTTMKMLTGLLPATEGQAWLFGNEIDAHDLNTRKRLGYMSQAFSLYSELTVEQNLVLHARLFGVAEDKIPNRVNEMLQRFGLENVGDSLPDNIPLGVRQRLSLAVAVIHDPDILILDEPTSGVDPIARDNFWHLLVELSRKDNVTIFITTHFMNEAERCDRMSLMHAGKVLDSDTPAKLMEKRHAATLEQAFIEYLLDAGAGTSTAEIETTSATTEPTTQQTSSNHKPPSVFSLNRLIGCMWRESLELRRDPIRATLALLGAAILMLVMGYGITLDVENLRFAVLDQDQTGLSQNYTLNIAGSRYFIEQPPLASHQEMDQRMRRGDINLAVEIPPNFAKKIERGDQAEVGVWIDGAMPMRAETIRGYVQGLHLGWLAEQARERQGYDTISNASIETRYRYNPDVKSLPAMVPAVIPILLLMLPAMVSALSVVREKELGSILNLYVTPMSRVEFLIGKQIPYILLSMLSFFLLVIMALTIFNVPIKGSFLTLCFAIFLYCIVATSYGLLASTITRSQVAVIFLTVILTLVPAIQFAGVINPVSSLQGGGRLIGEYFPTTYMLLITRGIFNKALTFSDLYTSINMLLAMIPVLLGISILLLKKQES; the protein is encoded by the coding sequence ATGGCCAACCCTATTGATTTTTCACAGACTGTCGTACACGTGGCAAATGTCTCACTGCGTTATGGCAAAACATTAGCACTCGATAATGTTAGTTTAGATATACCTGCTCAATGCATGGTAGGGTTAATTGGCCCAGATGGTGTGGGTAAATCTAGCTTATTATCTTTAATTTCTGGTGCCCATGTTATTCAACAAGGCACTGTTGAAGCACTAAATGGAGATATGCGTAGCAAACAGCATCGTACTCAAGTTTGCTCACGTATTGCCTATATGCCACAAGGATTAGGCAAAAATTTATACCCAACATTATCTGTTGAAGAGAACCTACAATTTTTTGCGCGCTTATTTGGTCATAATGCAGCAGAACGTCGTCGTAGAATTGACGAGCTTACCAAAAGTACTGGCCTCTACCCTTTTTTAGATAGACCTGCTGGCAAACTCTCTGGCGGTATGAAACAAAAGCTTGGCTTATGTTCTGCCTTAATTCATGATCCAGATTTACTCATACTAGATGAACCTACCACAGGTGTTGACCCTCTATCCCGTGCTCAATTCTGGGATATGATCAATAATATCCGTAAGCAACGACCACAAATGAGTGTTATTGTAGCCACGGCCTATATGGACGAAGCAGAACGCTTTGATTGGTTAGTAGCAATGGATGCTGGTAAAATACTTGCAACGGGCACACCTACTGAAATATTACAAAAGACCCAGCAAGAGTCATTAGAAGCAGCCTTTATTGAATTAATGCCAGAAGAAAAAAAACAAGGCTATAAACCTGTTGTTATTCCTCCTTTGCAAATTGATCAAAACACCCCCATTGCTATTGAGGCTAAAGGGCTTACCCAACGTTTTGGTAAGTTTGTAGCGGTAGATCATGTTAATTTTAGAATTGCCCAAGGAGAAATATTTGGTTTCCTAGGCTCCAATGGTTGTGGCAAATCCACTACCATGAAAATGCTAACAGGATTATTACCTGCTACTGAGGGGCAAGCATGGTTATTTGGTAATGAAATTGATGCCCATGATCTTAACACCCGTAAACGTTTAGGCTACATGTCGCAAGCATTCTCCTTATATAGCGAACTTACAGTTGAACAGAACCTTGTGTTACATGCGCGGTTATTTGGTGTTGCTGAAGATAAAATACCAAACCGTGTCAATGAAATGTTGCAGCGCTTTGGTCTAGAAAATGTAGGAGATAGCTTACCTGATAATATTCCGTTAGGTGTACGTCAACGCTTATCGTTGGCAGTTGCGGTTATTCATGATCCTGATATTTTAATTCTGGATGAACCTACCTCAGGTGTGGATCCAATTGCCCGTGATAATTTTTGGCATTTATTGGTAGAGTTATCTCGTAAAGATAATGTGACGATCTTTATCACTACTCACTTTATGAACGAAGCAGAACGATGTGATCGCATGTCACTTATGCATGCAGGAAAAGTGTTGGATAGCGATACTCCTGCTAAGTTGATGGAAAAACGCCATGCAGCAACACTTGAACAAGCCTTTATAGAATATCTATTAGATGCAGGTGCAGGTACTTCAACAGCTGAGATAGAAACAACCTCTGCTACTACAGAACCTACAACTCAACAAACGAGTAGCAATCATAAACCTCCCAGTGTTTTTAGTTTAAACCGTCTGATCGGTTGTATGTGGCGCGAATCGCTTGAATTACGACGTGACCCTATTAGAGCAACCCTAGCGTTATTAGGTGCCGCCATACTTATGCTAGTAATGGGTTATGGTATTACTTTGGACGTAGAAAATCTAAGATTTGCGGTACTCGACCAAGATCAAACTGGCCTAAGTCAAAACTATACATTAAATATTGCAGGTTCTCGCTACTTTATAGAACAACCACCACTTGCTAGCCATCAAGAAATGGATCAACGCATGCGCAGGGGTGATATTAACCTTGCGGTAGAAATTCCACCTAACTTTGCAAAAAAAATAGAACGTGGCGATCAAGCAGAGGTTGGTGTATGGATTGATGGTGCTATGCCAATGCGTGCAGAAACTATTCGCGGTTATGTACAAGGGCTGCATTTAGGTTGGCTGGCAGAGCAAGCTAGAGAACGACAAGGTTACGATACCATCAGTAATGCCAGTATAGAAACACGTTATCGCTATAACCCTGATGTTAAAAGTTTACCCGCCATGGTGCCTGCGGTCATTCCTATCCTATTATTGATGTTGCCAGCTATGGTTTCGGCATTATCAGTTGTGCGTGAAAAAGAACTAGGCTCAATCCTTAATCTGTATGTAACCCCTATGTCACGGGTAGAATTTTTAATTGGTAAGCAAATACCCTATATCCTGCTTTCCATGCTAAGTTTTTTCCTATTAGTAATTATGGCTTTAACTATCTTTAATGTACCCATTAAAGGCAGTTTCTTAACACTCTGTTTTGCTATATTCCTATATTGTATAGTAGCCACTAGTTATGGCTTACTTGCTTCAACCATAACCCGTAGCCAAGTGGCTGTTATTTTCTTAACGGTAATTTTAACTTTAGTACCTGCTATTCAATTTGCTGGCGTAATCAATCCAGTATCCTCTTTGCAAGGCGGAGGAAGGTTAATTGGTGAATACTTCCCTACTACCTACATGCTATTAATTACCCGTGGCATATTTAACAAAGCACTGACTTTTTCAGATTTATATACTTCAATTAATATGCTACTGGCCATGATTCCTGTGTTATTAGGCATTAGTATTTTATTACTGAAAAAACAGGAAAGCTGA
- a CDS encoding ABC transporter permease, translated as MQKFTNIYRLGIKELWGLARDPVMLILIVYCFTASIYTAATAVPDSLNLASVAVVDEDDSPLSRQIIGAFYPPLFNKPAKISLNEMDPGMDEDKYTFVLNIPPNFQRDVLKGDSPTIQLNVDATRMSQAFTGNGYIQQIVIDEVNEFVKRYRSSDILPVNLEVHTSFNPNLTQSWFSSVTEIINMVTTLSIILTGAALMREREHGTIEHLLAMPVTPFEIMTSKVWSMGLVVLIATACSLLLIVEGALKVPITGSKWLFLWGAVLHLFATTSMGIFLATVARSMAQFGMLLMLILLPLQMLSGGSTPRESMPELVQTIMLIAPTTHFVELGQAILYRGAGLETVWKPFLWLITLGTGFFIFALTRFRKTITQMT; from the coding sequence ATGCAAAAGTTTACTAACATTTATCGGCTAGGTATCAAAGAGTTATGGGGGTTAGCCCGTGACCCTGTAATGCTGATTTTAATTGTGTATTGTTTTACAGCCTCTATCTATACAGCAGCTACAGCTGTGCCTGATTCTTTAAACTTAGCTTCAGTAGCGGTGGTTGATGAGGATGATTCACCCCTATCTAGACAAATTATTGGTGCTTTCTATCCACCCCTCTTTAATAAACCTGCTAAGATTTCTTTAAACGAAATGGACCCAGGCATGGATGAAGATAAATATACCTTTGTCCTCAATATCCCACCAAACTTTCAACGAGATGTACTAAAAGGAGATTCTCCTACTATTCAGCTTAATGTTGATGCCACAAGAATGAGTCAAGCATTTACAGGCAATGGCTATATCCAACAAATTGTTATAGATGAAGTGAATGAATTTGTTAAGCGTTACCGTAGTTCCGATATTTTGCCTGTTAATTTAGAAGTACATACTAGTTTTAATCCAAACCTGACGCAATCATGGTTTAGCTCGGTTACAGAAATCATTAATATGGTTACTACCCTATCGATTATTTTAACAGGTGCAGCCCTTATGAGGGAGCGTGAGCATGGTACTATTGAACATCTGCTTGCCATGCCTGTTACTCCTTTTGAAATTATGACGTCAAAAGTTTGGTCAATGGGGTTAGTGGTACTGATCGCTACTGCTTGCTCATTACTGCTTATTGTAGAGGGTGCATTAAAAGTACCTATTACTGGCTCTAAATGGTTATTTTTATGGGGTGCTGTGCTGCATCTATTTGCTACCACCTCCATGGGTATTTTCTTGGCAACAGTTGCTCGTAGCATGGCACAGTTTGGTATGTTATTAATGTTAATTTTATTACCATTACAAATGTTATCGGGTGGTAGTACTCCTCGCGAAAGTATGCCAGAACTGGTTCAGACAATTATGTTAATCGCACCTACCACTCATTTTGTAGAATTAGGTCAAGCCATCTTATACCGTGGTGCAGGTCTTGAAACTGTTTGGAAACCTTTTTTATGGCTAATTACATTAGGTACAGGTTTCTTTATTTTTGCACTGACTCGTTTTAGAAAAACCATTACTCAAATGACCTAA